In Thermomonas carbonis, a single genomic region encodes these proteins:
- the phaR gene encoding polyhydroxyalkanoate synthesis repressor PhaR, translating into MTATRIIKKYPNRRLYDTEISSYITIEDVRQLIIDGETFEVRDAKTGDDLTRQVLLQIIAEHEQDGQPMLSTQLLSHLIRFYGDSLQGFMGNYLERSMQVFLDQQQQFRSQMGGLMGQTPWTMLNQLTERNMEVWKDFQKNLVGGMGSPTGSAQQRERDPRKPR; encoded by the coding sequence ATGACCGCGACCCGCATCATCAAGAAGTATCCGAACCGCCGCCTGTACGACACCGAGATCTCGAGCTACATCACGATCGAGGACGTGCGCCAGCTGATCATCGACGGCGAGACCTTCGAGGTTCGCGATGCCAAGACCGGCGACGACCTGACCAGACAGGTATTGCTGCAGATCATCGCCGAGCACGAACAGGACGGGCAACCGATGCTGTCCACCCAGTTGCTCAGTCACCTGATCCGCTTCTACGGCGATTCGCTGCAGGGCTTCATGGGCAACTACCTGGAACGCTCGATGCAGGTGTTCCTTGACCAGCAGCAACAATTCCGCAGCCAGATGGGCGGGCTGATGGGGCAGACCCCATGGACCATGCTCAACCAGTTGACCGAGCGCAACATGGAAGTGTGGAAGGACTTCCAGAAAAACCTGGTCGGCGGCATGGGCAGCCCGACCGGAAGCGCGCAACAGCGGGAGCGGGATCCGCGCAAGCCGCGCTGA
- a CDS encoding tRNA threonylcarbamoyladenosine dehydratase: protein MDDALRERFGGIDRLYGTGALVRLNACHVTVIGIGGVGSWAVEALARSGIGKLTLVDADDLCVSNTNRQLPALDGQYGRAKVEAMGERLRAINPGIELDLRQQFLTPSNLSELLDAPGDLVLDACDSFRSKVEAIAHCRRRKQPIVTVGSAGGRSDVTQVRVRDLSRTEHDAMLSLIRKKLRGEFNFPKNHDRYFGVPAIYSLENVRYPQADGSVCGIRPQLGKDDALKLDCGAGLGAATHVTGAFAFAAVGKVLEMLLKPKQA, encoded by the coding sequence ATGGACGACGCATTGCGAGAACGCTTCGGTGGCATCGACCGCCTGTATGGCACCGGCGCGCTGGTGCGCCTCAACGCCTGCCACGTCACCGTCATCGGCATCGGCGGGGTCGGCTCGTGGGCGGTCGAGGCGCTGGCACGCAGCGGCATCGGCAAGCTCACCCTGGTCGATGCCGACGACCTGTGCGTGTCGAATACCAACCGCCAGTTGCCGGCGCTGGACGGCCAATACGGACGTGCCAAGGTCGAGGCGATGGGCGAGCGCCTGCGCGCGATCAACCCCGGCATCGAACTGGACCTCAGGCAGCAGTTCCTGACGCCTTCCAACCTCAGCGAGCTGCTGGACGCACCTGGCGACCTGGTGCTGGATGCCTGCGACAGTTTCCGCAGCAAGGTCGAGGCGATCGCGCATTGTCGCCGGCGCAAGCAGCCGATCGTCACCGTCGGTTCCGCCGGCGGCCGCAGTGATGTCACCCAGGTGCGTGTGCGTGACCTCTCGCGCACCGAGCACGACGCGATGCTCTCGCTGATCCGCAAGAAGCTGCGCGGCGAGTTCAACTTTCCGAAGAACCACGACCGCTACTTCGGCGTACCGGCGATCTATTCGCTGGAGAACGTGCGATACCCGCAGGCCGACGGCAGCGTCTGCGGCATCCGCCCGCAGCTGGGCAAGGACGACGCGTTGAAGCTGGACTGCGGTGCCGGCCTCGGCGCGGCCACCCACGTGACCGGTGCGTTCGCATTTGCGGCGGTAGGGAAGGTGCTGGAGATGTTGCTGAAGCCGAAGCAGGCTTGA
- a CDS encoding M48 family metallopeptidase, with protein sequence MNQNPMGNGGNRQSRRGFGGLRLLVVGAMLAYGAYYYFSNRTVDPYTGEQVLIDKTLDAEQESAMGLQAYREILSQERPVDPNSEIARQISGIATRLIDKVDEVERDLAAERGMEARNFAAGFDWTVSVIQSDQANAFALPGGKMAVYTGLVPVAKNQDGMAAVMGHEIAHALMRHGAQRMARGKLEQIGQMAGAAGGMDAGTMQTVMSAYGVTSALPYARGHETQADEVGLMLAAAACFDPREAVPLWERMAQASGGQGQPEFASTHPSPETRIQHLQSLMPKALAFREKYCGAGGAR encoded by the coding sequence ATGAACCAGAATCCGATGGGCAATGGCGGCAACCGACAATCGCGCCGGGGCTTCGGTGGCCTGCGCCTGTTGGTGGTCGGGGCGATGCTTGCCTACGGCGCTTACTACTATTTTTCCAATCGCACGGTGGATCCGTACACCGGCGAGCAGGTGCTGATCGACAAGACCCTGGATGCCGAACAGGAAAGCGCGATGGGCCTGCAGGCGTATCGCGAGATCCTCAGCCAGGAGCGTCCGGTCGATCCGAATTCGGAGATCGCGCGGCAGATCAGCGGCATCGCCACCCGGCTGATCGACAAGGTCGATGAGGTCGAGCGCGACCTGGCCGCCGAGCGCGGCATGGAGGCACGCAATTTCGCTGCCGGCTTCGATTGGACGGTCAGCGTGATCCAGTCGGACCAGGCCAATGCGTTCGCCCTGCCGGGCGGCAAGATGGCGGTCTACACCGGCCTGGTGCCGGTGGCGAAGAACCAGGACGGCATGGCCGCTGTGATGGGCCATGAAATCGCCCATGCGCTGATGCGCCATGGCGCGCAGCGGATGGCGCGCGGCAAGCTGGAGCAGATCGGGCAGATGGCGGGCGCTGCGGGCGGGATGGACGCCGGCACCATGCAGACGGTGATGTCGGCCTATGGCGTGACCTCGGCGCTGCCGTATGCGCGTGGCCATGAAACCCAGGCGGACGAAGTGGGCTTGATGCTGGCCGCGGCGGCGTGCTTCGACCCGCGTGAGGCCGTGCCGTTGTGGGAGCGGATGGCGCAGGCCAGCGGCGGCCAGGGCCAGCCGGAATTCGCGTCGACCCATCCCAGTCCGGAAACCCGCATCCAGCATCTGCAATCGCTGATGCCGAAGGCGCTGGCGTTCCGCGAGAAGTATTGCGGTGCTGGCGGCGCACGCTGA
- a CDS encoding acyl-CoA dehydrogenase family protein codes for MALPPYDLFDVRSLLTEEERAVQDAVARFTDERVIPIIGDAFDQARFPKELVSEIAEMGLLGSSLPEKYGCAGLNAVSYGLICQELERGDSGIRSFVSVQSSLCMYPIYAYGTEEQRMRWLPDMAAGKVIGCFGLTEPQGGSDPANMKTRAVRDGDDWILNGSKMWITNGNLADIAIVWAQTEDGIQGFLVEKGFAGFTAQEIHKKMSLRASVTSALFFDNVRVPEANRLPNVKGLKGPLGCLTQARYGITWGPIGAAIACLDEVLKYTKERILFDRPVAATQSAQIKMAEMARRITLAQLLVLQLGRLKDAGTMQPAQVSLAKWNNCRMAIDIARECRDLLGGAGITTEHAAIRHALNLESVITYEGTETVHQLVIGRELTGINAF; via the coding sequence ATGGCCCTGCCTCCCTACGATCTGTTCGATGTCCGTTCCCTGTTGACCGAAGAAGAACGCGCGGTGCAGGACGCCGTGGCGCGCTTCACCGACGAACGGGTGATCCCGATCATCGGCGACGCCTTCGATCAGGCACGCTTTCCGAAGGAGCTCGTTTCCGAGATCGCCGAGATGGGCCTGCTCGGCTCCTCGCTGCCGGAAAAGTACGGCTGCGCCGGACTCAATGCGGTCAGCTACGGCCTGATTTGCCAGGAACTGGAACGTGGCGACAGCGGCATCCGCAGCTTCGTCTCGGTGCAGAGCTCCCTGTGCATGTATCCGATTTACGCCTACGGCACCGAGGAACAGCGCATGCGCTGGCTGCCTGACATGGCCGCAGGCAAGGTCATCGGCTGCTTCGGCCTGACCGAACCGCAGGGCGGTTCCGACCCGGCCAACATGAAGACCCGCGCCGTGCGCGACGGCGACGACTGGATCCTCAACGGTTCCAAGATGTGGATCACCAACGGCAACCTGGCCGACATCGCGATCGTCTGGGCGCAGACCGAAGACGGCATCCAGGGCTTCCTGGTGGAAAAGGGCTTCGCCGGTTTCACCGCGCAGGAAATCCACAAGAAGATGAGCCTGCGTGCGTCGGTGACCAGCGCGCTGTTCTTCGACAACGTGCGCGTGCCGGAGGCCAACCGCCTGCCGAACGTGAAGGGCCTGAAGGGTCCGCTGGGCTGCCTGACCCAGGCGCGCTACGGCATCACCTGGGGTCCGATCGGCGCGGCCATCGCCTGCCTCGATGAAGTGCTGAAGTACACCAAGGAACGCATCCTGTTCGACCGCCCCGTCGCGGCGACACAGAGCGCGCAGATCAAGATGGCCGAGATGGCTCGCCGGATTACCCTGGCGCAACTGCTGGTGCTGCAACTGGGTCGGCTGAAGGATGCCGGCACCATGCAGCCCGCGCAGGTGTCGCTGGCGAAGTGGAACAACTGCCGCATGGCGATCGACATCGCCCGCGAATGCCGCGACCTGCTCGGCGGCGCCGGCATCACCACCGAACACGCCGCGATCCGGCATGCGCTGAACCTGGAATCGGTCATCACCTATGAAGGCACGGAAACCGTGCACCAGTTGGTGATCGGCCGCGAGCTGACCGGCATCAACGCGTTCTAG
- a CDS encoding TatD family hydrolase has translation MLVDSHSHFDAPEFDADRAAAHSRALAARVDIQIVPAVEAATWPKLKAVCAEFSGLHAAYGLHPMYLDAHRPAHLDDLRDWIERERPVAVGECGLDYFVDGLDVDAQQVYFVGQLHLAREFDLPVIVHARRAVDGVIASIRKLGGLRGVIHSFSGSAEQAAQLHRLGFLLGIGGPVTHERAKRLRGIVASMPLEQLLLETDSPDQPGVAHRGERNEPAHLVEVLDVVATLRGIPREELASATTANANRLFNIAAG, from the coding sequence ATGCTGGTCGACAGTCACAGCCATTTCGACGCACCGGAGTTCGATGCCGATCGCGCTGCCGCGCATTCACGTGCGCTCGCCGCCCGCGTCGACATCCAGATCGTGCCCGCGGTCGAAGCCGCCACCTGGCCGAAACTCAAGGCGGTCTGCGCGGAATTCTCGGGATTGCATGCGGCGTATGGCCTGCACCCGATGTACCTGGACGCGCACCGGCCCGCGCACCTCGATGACCTACGCGACTGGATCGAGCGCGAGCGTCCGGTCGCGGTCGGCGAATGCGGTCTGGACTATTTCGTCGATGGCTTGGATGTCGATGCACAGCAGGTCTACTTCGTCGGCCAGTTGCACCTGGCGCGCGAGTTTGATCTGCCCGTCATCGTGCACGCACGGCGCGCGGTGGATGGGGTGATCGCGTCGATCCGCAAGCTCGGCGGCCTGCGCGGGGTGATCCACAGTTTTTCCGGCAGCGCGGAACAAGCCGCGCAGTTGCACAGGCTCGGCTTCCTGCTGGGCATCGGCGGACCGGTGACTCACGAACGCGCGAAGCGGCTGCGCGGCATTGTCGCGAGCATGCCGCTGGAACAACTGTTGCTGGAAACCGACAGTCCTGACCAACCCGGTGTCGCACATCGCGGCGAGCGCAATGAGCCGGCGCATCTTGTCGAAGTGCTCGATGTCGTGGCCACCCTTCGCGGTATCCCGCGCGAGGAACTGGCGTCGGCGACCACAGCGAATGCCAACCGCCTGTTCAACATCGCGGCAGGATGA
- the rnd gene encoding ribonuclease D: protein MSQWIDTPDALRAHLAAFSSRSRPASIGLDTEFIRERTYWPQLALVQIALGDGGDVLLVDPLVPGMAEALVPLLVDPDVLKLMHSPSEDLVAFQHTCGVLPAPLFDTQAAAALCGIGAGMSYQKLVLAVTGVALEKGETRSDWLRRPLSASQLDYAADDVRHLHAMHASLQQQLDTLGRSGWLAEDGARQLANAANDQGERWPHLSMRSAQFLDPAAQRRLLRLLRWREAHARRSDRPRSWILDNELAVTLARANPADPAALQAQLDATPKAPKSLRDPIWQALTMPLADEDDAPLARGEDRDKKQLRAMQDAVLATAGELGVPEGVLASRKLLEALQDGGGWTGALAGWRREVLQARIAPLLASGETSKASV, encoded by the coding sequence ATGAGCCAATGGATCGACACCCCCGACGCGCTGCGCGCGCACCTCGCCGCCTTTTCCTCCCGGAGCCGACCCGCGAGCATCGGGCTGGATACCGAATTCATCCGCGAACGCACCTACTGGCCGCAACTGGCGCTGGTGCAGATCGCGCTGGGCGATGGCGGCGACGTGCTGCTGGTCGACCCGCTGGTGCCCGGCATGGCCGAGGCGCTGGTGCCGCTGCTGGTCGACCCCGACGTGCTCAAGCTGATGCACAGCCCGAGCGAAGACTTGGTCGCCTTCCAGCACACCTGCGGCGTCTTGCCCGCGCCGCTGTTCGATACCCAGGCCGCGGCCGCGCTGTGCGGAATCGGTGCGGGCATGAGTTACCAGAAGCTTGTGCTGGCAGTCACCGGCGTTGCCCTGGAAAAGGGCGAGACCCGCTCGGACTGGCTGCGCCGGCCGCTGTCGGCATCGCAACTCGACTACGCCGCGGATGACGTGCGCCATCTGCATGCCATGCACGCGTCGCTGCAACAGCAACTGGACACCCTGGGCCGCAGCGGCTGGCTGGCCGAGGACGGCGCCCGCCAACTCGCGAATGCGGCCAACGACCAGGGCGAACGCTGGCCGCACCTGTCGATGCGCAGCGCGCAGTTCCTGGACCCGGCGGCACAGCGCCGGCTGCTGCGACTGCTGCGCTGGCGCGAGGCGCACGCGCGCCGCAGCGATCGCCCGCGCAGCTGGATCCTGGACAACGAGCTGGCGGTGACCCTGGCCCGCGCAAATCCGGCCGACCCGGCCGCGCTGCAGGCGCAACTGGATGCCACGCCGAAGGCACCGAAGAGCCTGCGCGACCCGATCTGGCAGGCGCTCACCATGCCGCTGGCGGACGAAGACGATGCGCCACTCGCACGTGGCGAAGACCGCGACAAGAAACAATTGCGCGCGATGCAGGACGCGGTGCTGGCCACCGCCGGCGAACTCGGCGTGCCGGAAGGCGTGCTGGCCTCACGCAAGTTGCTGGAGGCGTTGCAGGACGGCGGCGGCTGGACCGGCGCGCTGGCAGGCTGGCGACGTGAGGTGCTGCAAGCCCGGATTGCTCCCCTGCTCGCCTCTGGCGAGACCAGCAAGGCCTCCGTATAA
- a CDS encoding PAS domain-containing sensor histidine kinase — MILAACGLAVVAIMLLGWSLWDASRADWMLPVAGLAMVALMLVVLWGVVSQSRGRHAAEDRLQAIADSLPGTVYVLRRTPENAFSFEFLSANAGETLGINREHVLRDANAARQALVEEDRQLLIAAAIHSAEHLTGLEVDFRIRKPDGNLHWMRSSGIPVPQTNGDVLWNGYWSDITENKATEQALRDALQRLDEALSVAGLGEWTCDLATGALTWSPQVYRMLHLDPSLGPLDLAEAVALFEDGAELTADAFFKAQETGEPQTYDLTYVRPDGEAARLQFIAVSKVDQSGVVCGMHGTVQDISGRMALEEGLSKAKDAADVANHAKTVFLATMSHEIRTHLNGMLGILEVIFMTPLNPDLQGALEGVRESGKSLQQIIDDILDFSKVEAGKLDIRPEATSIADLVAGVQRVHAGNASGVGLELRHSVDPDIRPAVMVDGLRLRQILGNFVSNAIKFTHSGHVEIRALLLGREGARELVRFQVQDTGIGISPEQQQRLFQPFEQAEAHTATRFGGTGLGLSISRRLAELMGGEVSMASAPGEGTIMTLDLPLAAADPALLAPEREGVENPATRLPQDRKVPTTTQAASDGTLVLVVDDHPVNRMVMRSQLNVLGYAVEEVESGTEALEQWQTGRFGLVLTDCNMPFMSGYELSQRIREAEVDCGRRRTPIVACSANVIGGVYEECRSAGMDDYVPKPTELVVLAEVMDRWLPLKKVPSLGASAQSAREEVGRLPASPDDPAPLAVSGGSPVDSPQVLKHFRRVNDADVLLLRQAVQSSDLDAVTHLAHRIKGACGFIGAIGLATASGTLEQAARAGDASTIEHLMEEFDSKLERLYAYLDAEQPR, encoded by the coding sequence ATGATCCTGGCAGCGTGTGGACTCGCCGTGGTCGCCATCATGCTGCTGGGCTGGAGCCTCTGGGATGCATCCAGGGCCGATTGGATGCTGCCCGTCGCCGGCCTGGCGATGGTGGCGCTGATGCTGGTGGTGCTGTGGGGGGTCGTGAGCCAGTCGCGTGGACGCCATGCCGCAGAAGACCGCTTGCAGGCAATCGCGGACAGCCTGCCGGGAACGGTTTATGTCCTGCGCCGCACTCCCGAGAATGCATTCAGCTTCGAATTCCTGAGCGCGAATGCCGGGGAGACGCTCGGGATCAACCGGGAGCATGTGCTGCGCGATGCCAACGCGGCTCGACAAGCCTTGGTGGAGGAGGATCGACAACTGCTGATCGCGGCGGCAATCCACTCGGCGGAACATCTGACAGGCTTGGAAGTGGATTTCCGGATTCGCAAACCCGACGGCAACCTGCATTGGATGCGATCGTCCGGCATCCCCGTGCCCCAAACCAATGGCGACGTGCTGTGGAACGGCTACTGGTCGGACATCACCGAGAACAAGGCCACCGAACAGGCCCTGCGGGATGCGCTGCAGCGCCTGGACGAAGCTCTCAGCGTCGCCGGGCTGGGCGAATGGACATGCGACCTCGCGACCGGCGCGCTGACGTGGTCGCCGCAGGTTTACCGGATGCTGCACCTCGACCCGTCACTCGGCCCGCTCGACCTCGCCGAGGCGGTTGCACTCTTCGAGGATGGTGCAGAACTGACGGCCGATGCATTCTTCAAGGCGCAGGAAACAGGCGAGCCGCAGACCTACGACCTGACCTATGTACGTCCAGACGGCGAGGCGGCGAGGCTTCAATTCATCGCGGTATCCAAGGTGGACCAGTCCGGCGTTGTCTGCGGCATGCACGGCACGGTTCAGGACATCAGCGGTCGAATGGCGCTGGAAGAAGGCCTTTCGAAGGCCAAGGACGCCGCTGACGTCGCCAACCATGCCAAGACCGTGTTCCTGGCCACCATGAGCCACGAGATCCGCACCCACCTGAACGGCATGCTGGGAATCCTTGAAGTGATCTTCATGACCCCGCTGAACCCCGACTTGCAGGGCGCACTGGAGGGTGTGCGCGAGTCCGGGAAATCGCTGCAGCAGATCATCGACGACATCCTGGATTTCTCCAAGGTCGAAGCCGGCAAGCTGGACATTCGCCCCGAGGCTACCTCGATTGCGGACCTGGTGGCTGGCGTGCAGCGGGTCCATGCCGGAAACGCGAGCGGCGTGGGCCTGGAACTCCGCCACAGCGTCGACCCCGATATCCGTCCCGCGGTGATGGTGGATGGGCTTCGCCTGCGCCAGATCCTGGGCAATTTCGTCAGCAATGCGATCAAGTTCACGCATAGCGGCCATGTGGAGATCCGCGCCCTGCTGCTGGGGCGTGAGGGCGCTCGCGAACTCGTACGCTTCCAGGTGCAGGACACCGGCATCGGGATCTCCCCGGAGCAGCAGCAACGACTGTTCCAGCCATTCGAGCAAGCCGAGGCCCATACTGCCACCCGCTTCGGCGGGACTGGCCTGGGGCTCTCGATTTCCAGGCGCCTGGCCGAACTCATGGGCGGTGAGGTGTCGATGGCGAGCGCGCCCGGCGAGGGCACGATCATGACCCTGGACCTGCCACTTGCGGCCGCGGACCCTGCCCTGCTGGCACCCGAGCGCGAGGGAGTGGAGAACCCGGCGACCCGGCTGCCGCAGGACAGGAAAGTCCCCACCACGACCCAGGCGGCAAGCGATGGCACCCTGGTGCTCGTGGTGGACGATCACCCAGTGAACCGGATGGTGATGCGCAGCCAGCTGAACGTGCTGGGATATGCGGTAGAGGAAGTCGAGAGTGGCACCGAGGCGCTGGAGCAGTGGCAAACCGGCCGGTTCGGACTGGTACTGACGGACTGCAACATGCCGTTCATGAGTGGCTACGAACTCAGTCAGCGCATCCGCGAGGCCGAGGTCGACTGTGGCCGACGCCGCACGCCGATCGTGGCCTGCAGCGCCAACGTGATCGGTGGCGTCTACGAGGAGTGCCGAAGTGCAGGGATGGACGACTACGTCCCAAAACCCACGGAGCTGGTGGTGCTGGCGGAAGTCATGGATCGCTGGCTGCCGCTGAAGAAGGTGCCCTCCCTCGGAGCCTCCGCCCAGAGTGCCCGGGAAGAGGTCGGCAGGCTCCCCGCATCACCCGACGACCCCGCCCCTCTGGCCGTATCCGGCGGCAGCCCGGTCGACTCGCCTCAGGTGCTCAAACATTTCAGGCGGGTCAACGACGCGGACGTGCTGCTGCTGCGGCAGGCCGTGCAGAGCAGCGACCTGGACGCCGTCACCCACCTCGCCCACCGTATCAAGGGTGCCTGTGGCTTCATTGGTGCCATCGGTCTCGCCACCGCTAGTGGCACACTGGAGCAGGCGGCGCGTGCCGGCGACGCCAGTACCATCGAGCATCTGATGGAAGAATTCGACAGCAAACTGGAGAGGTTGTATGCCTATCTCGATGCCGAACAGCCCCGCTAA
- a CDS encoding glycine zipper 2TM domain-containing protein, whose product MKGNTLAIALGALLVGGVATAGFINNSVRGSSNPTAVDGAYRAAEAGTNGLAYADVVGVEPVIEREERYATVIGTDPVRESSTTSTPQQVCEDVAVQERLPERDGNVGGTVAGALIGGLVGNQVGGGNGRKAATAAGAVAGGMIGNRVDRNHVGGRVVSRVDRRCRMVNNTSTSSRTVAWNVTYRNPDGTVGTMQAEQKPGSRIALGTDDRTVAYDVRYMLDGDIHSVRMAQPPGERLPLLDGQVVTQVASLAGTPNG is encoded by the coding sequence ATGAAAGGCAATACGCTTGCGATCGCGCTCGGCGCACTGCTGGTGGGAGGCGTGGCCACTGCCGGGTTCATCAACAACAGCGTCCGCGGTTCGTCAAACCCGACGGCAGTCGATGGTGCCTATCGGGCCGCCGAGGCTGGCACGAATGGCTTGGCCTATGCCGATGTCGTCGGCGTCGAACCCGTCATCGAACGCGAAGAGCGCTATGCCACCGTCATCGGCACCGATCCGGTTCGCGAATCCAGCACGACCAGCACGCCGCAGCAGGTGTGCGAGGACGTGGCCGTGCAGGAACGCCTGCCGGAGCGCGACGGCAATGTTGGCGGCACCGTGGCCGGTGCATTGATCGGCGGACTGGTCGGCAATCAGGTCGGCGGCGGCAATGGCCGCAAGGCGGCAACCGCTGCCGGTGCGGTTGCCGGCGGGATGATCGGCAACCGGGTCGACCGCAACCACGTGGGTGGCCGGGTGGTCAGCCGGGTGGATCGGCGCTGCCGCATGGTCAACAACACGTCGACCTCGTCGCGCACGGTTGCGTGGAACGTGACCTATCGCAATCCTGATGGCACGGTCGGGACGATGCAGGCCGAGCAGAAGCCCGGCAGCCGGATCGCGCTGGGCACCGATGACCGCACTGTGGCCTACGACGTGCGCTACATGCTGGATGGCGACATCCACAGCGTGCGCATGGCGCAGCCGCCGGGCGAGCGCCTGCCGCTGCTTGACGGCCAAGTTGTGACGCAGGTGGCGTCGCTGGCCGGTACACCTAACGGCTGA
- a CDS encoding DUF6116 family protein — MPNPLLLPLLNWARKLRYPVLFKLTAALFAFSVLLPPGIDPIPFLDEIVFGLGTLLLANWKTRKPPAVGEKPPIDGEVHR, encoded by the coding sequence ATGCCAAATCCCCTGCTCCTGCCACTGCTCAACTGGGCGCGCAAACTGCGCTATCCGGTGCTGTTCAAGCTGACCGCGGCGCTGTTCGCGTTCAGCGTCCTGCTGCCGCCGGGGATCGATCCGATTCCGTTCCTCGACGAAATCGTGTTCGGCCTCGGCACCCTGCTGCTCGCCAACTGGAAGACGCGCAAGCCACCAGCCGTCGGCGAGAAGCCACCCATCGACGGCGAAGTCCATCGTTGA
- a CDS encoding formylglycine-generating enzyme family protein: MRAGWTVIALFVPLVLAACRPETPVVPVPQPVQPERSAGSVSISGDDTLAGVLSWSLPAVQVDDPAVARKAAQRALAQGDLFETGASAIPILIALQRQHPGDEGDAKLLDRAQAALIGQAKAALDAADEDLAALRFAQRHATVLRTLWPEAARVQAYLQAVDAAEQARERSLAGMRALVAGQLDTPGGALDAFHEAIRLRPGQMRAHLGIGAVESALIRSAEAAAMQGDFAAAGVELGRAQRVRQHPQTIAAAAARIEVMRAERVRRLRDEGLIALGEPDGLRVARERLADMLLIARAGDPASVELRQRIDLVGHYGLFRPGQVFTDGLDDGTRGPGLVVVPHGAFHMGAPDDEADASKDEQPRHLVRLERGFAMTRHEITVGEFGRFVEASGYEGRATERGHSLAYDVRSGNFVRGSGIDWRSGYDGRPAAADMPVIHVTARDAEAYAAWLSEQAGAHYRLPSEAEFEYALRAGSTTRFPWGSGAPPEGVENLTGGLDVSPQGRRWSNAFPGYGDGWWGPAPAGSFAANAFRLHDMAGNVSEWVADCWHQGYRRAPATGAAWINPGCRNRMYRGGSWASAPTQVRSAWRASGGTDATNARVGFRLVRQL, from the coding sequence TTGCGCGCAGGTTGGACCGTCATCGCCCTGTTCGTCCCGCTGGTGCTGGCCGCCTGCAGGCCGGAGACGCCCGTGGTGCCGGTGCCGCAGCCTGTGCAGCCGGAACGGTCGGCCGGCAGCGTGAGCATCAGCGGTGACGACACGCTGGCCGGCGTGCTCAGCTGGAGCCTGCCGGCAGTACAGGTCGATGATCCGGCGGTCGCGCGCAAGGCCGCGCAACGCGCGCTGGCGCAGGGCGATCTGTTCGAGACCGGCGCGTCGGCGATCCCGATCCTGATCGCCCTGCAACGCCAGCATCCCGGCGACGAGGGCGATGCGAAGCTGCTGGATCGCGCGCAGGCTGCTTTGATCGGCCAGGCCAAGGCGGCCCTGGATGCCGCCGACGAAGACTTGGCCGCGCTGCGCTTCGCCCAACGCCACGCGACCGTGCTGCGTACCCTGTGGCCGGAGGCGGCGCGGGTCCAGGCCTACCTGCAGGCCGTCGATGCCGCGGAACAGGCGCGCGAACGCAGCCTGGCCGGCATGCGCGCGCTGGTGGCCGGCCAGCTGGACACGCCGGGCGGTGCGCTGGATGCGTTCCACGAGGCCATTCGCCTGCGGCCCGGGCAGATGCGTGCGCACCTGGGCATCGGCGCGGTGGAGTCCGCGTTGATCCGCAGTGCGGAAGCCGCCGCGATGCAGGGCGATTTCGCCGCTGCCGGCGTGGAGCTCGGGCGCGCGCAACGCGTGCGCCAGCACCCGCAGACGATCGCCGCCGCGGCTGCCCGCATCGAGGTCATGCGTGCCGAACGCGTGCGCCGCTTGCGCGACGAAGGGCTGATCGCGCTGGGCGAACCTGACGGCCTGCGGGTCGCGCGCGAACGCCTGGCGGACATGCTGTTGATCGCGCGTGCCGGCGATCCGGCCAGCGTGGAATTGCGCCAGCGGATCGACCTGGTCGGTCATTACGGCTTGTTCCGACCGGGGCAGGTGTTCACCGATGGCCTCGACGATGGCACCCGCGGCCCGGGTCTGGTGGTGGTTCCGCACGGTGCCTTCCACATGGGTGCCCCCGACGACGAGGCCGACGCCAGCAAGGACGAACAGCCACGCCACCTGGTGCGACTGGAGCGCGGTTTCGCGATGACCCGCCACGAGATCACCGTCGGCGAGTTCGGTCGTTTCGTCGAGGCCAGCGGTTATGAAGGACGGGCCACCGAGCGCGGGCATTCGCTTGCCTACGATGTGCGCAGCGGCAATTTCGTGCGCGGCAGCGGCATCGACTGGCGCTCCGGCTACGACGGCCGCCCGGCCGCTGCGGACATGCCGGTGATCCATGTCACTGCGCGCGATGCCGAGGCCTACGCGGCATGGTTGTCTGAGCAGGCCGGGGCGCATTACCGGCTGCCCAGCGAAGCCGAGTTCGAATACGCGTTGCGCGCAGGCAGCACGACGCGTTTTCCGTGGGGCAGCGGCGCGCCACCTGAAGGCGTCGAAAACCTCACCGGCGGGCTGGATGTGTCGCCACAGGGGCGGCGCTGGAGCAATGCTTTCCCGGGGTATGGCGATGGCTGGTGGGGGCCGGCGCCCGCGGGCAGTTTCGCCGCGAATGCATTCCGTCTTCACGACATGGCGGGCAATGTCTCCGAGTGGGTGGCAGATTGCTGGCATCAAGGGTATCGACGGGCACCGGCCACCGGCGCGGCGTGGATCAATCCCGGGTGCCGCAACCGCATGTATCGCGGAGGCTCGTGGGCCAGTGCGCCAACGCAGGTGCGCTCGGCGTGGCGCGCGTCCGGGGGCACCGATGCAACCAATGCACGCGTCGGGTTCCGATTGGTGAGGCAGCTTTGA